From the genome of Streptococcus marmotae, one region includes:
- a CDS encoding sensor histidine kinase: MKIAKKHFLLVSGMVFVVVTALLTTLYFVMPIYYQSVKTAEVTREFTQVSQSIQGKSEDEMTALLTYYDKKNLRMWYALSDATGKLHYPKVETSDEGIAVQVSPFIAADNERAQLTEIITDAEGQSYTLEGEYSLQPVSDASQVLFELSPYLLFFSLCLGISLSFVYSRISTRRLKEISATTRKMVSLSPDVLCQVNGNDEIADLAQDVNTLYESLLRNMEALRLENEKVAESERSKAEFLRMTSHELKTPIAGMLGIVDGMIYGIGDFKDRDKYLKKCREILEEQSQLVQSILAISKLEMQDVEEETSVFSLSDVLEEQVGFYQTLATVEGYHFIAKLSPLEVEGNQTYLLKAIKNILDNAFHYTKAGGEILLSVDENQLVIENEAEKILSKEQIKQIFQPFYRPDYSRSRKDGGTGLGLFIVQQILEQHQLTYRFEAIDEKWMRFSIFF, encoded by the coding sequence GTGAAAATCGCTAAAAAACATTTTCTCTTGGTCAGCGGAATGGTCTTTGTTGTCGTAACGGCTTTACTGACGACCTTGTACTTTGTCATGCCGATATATTATCAGTCGGTTAAAACCGCAGAAGTAACACGGGAATTTACACAAGTTTCTCAAAGCATTCAGGGAAAGTCTGAAGATGAGATGACGGCTCTTCTGACCTACTATGATAAAAAGAATTTGCGTATGTGGTATGCCTTGTCGGATGCGACAGGAAAACTCCACTATCCAAAGGTAGAGACCTCAGATGAAGGGATAGCCGTCCAAGTCAGTCCTTTTATTGCCGCAGATAATGAGCGGGCTCAACTAACAGAAATCATCACAGATGCAGAAGGTCAAAGCTATACCTTAGAAGGTGAGTATTCCTTGCAGCCTGTTTCAGATGCCAGTCAGGTACTGTTTGAGTTGTCTCCCTATTTGTTGTTCTTTTCTTTGTGTTTAGGTATCAGCCTTTCCTTTGTTTATAGCCGAATTTCGACCAGACGGCTCAAGGAGATTTCTGCGACAACCCGAAAAATGGTCAGCTTATCCCCAGATGTTCTTTGCCAAGTCAATGGAAACGATGAAATTGCGGATTTGGCGCAGGATGTCAATACGCTCTATGAAAGCCTCTTGCGCAATATGGAGGCCTTGCGATTGGAAAACGAGAAAGTTGCAGAAAGCGAGCGAAGCAAGGCCGAATTTTTACGGATGACCTCGCATGAACTTAAGACACCGATTGCAGGTATGCTGGGCATTGTAGACGGCATGATTTATGGAATTGGCGATTTTAAGGATCGAGACAAGTACCTCAAAAAATGCCGTGAAATACTGGAAGAGCAGTCCCAGCTTGTCCAATCCATTCTAGCGATTTCCAAGTTAGAAATGCAGGATGTAGAAGAAGAAACCAGTGTCTTTTCCTTATCGGATGTCTTGGAAGAGCAGGTTGGATTTTACCAGACCTTGGCTACTGTAGAAGGGTATCACTTTATCGCAAAGCTGTCACCGCTAGAGGTAGAAGGCAATCAAACGTATTTACTCAAGGCCATCAAAAATATTTTAGACAACGCCTTTCATTATACGAAGGCTGGTGGGGAGATTTTGTTATCCGTAGATGAAAACCAGCTGGTCATTGAAAATGAGGCAGAAAAAATCTTAAGCAAGGAGCAAATCAAGCAGATTTTCCAACCTTTTTATCGACCGGATTACAGTCGTAGCCGCAAGGACGGTGGAACAGGACTAGGTCTCTTTATTGTACAGCAGATTTTAGAACAGCACCAGTTGACCTACCGTTTTGAAGCAATTGATGAGAAGTGGATGCGTTTTAGCATTTTCTTTTAG